GGTGGCGGTGCGAGCCTCGAATACCTCGAGGGCAAGACGCTGCCGGGCATCGCGGTCCTGGAGGACTAGACAGTGGCGACGAAGCAGACCGGCGGCCGCAGGGTGCTGATGGCCGGCAACTGGAAGATGAACCTCGATCACCGCGAGGCAGTCCACCTGGTCCAGAAGCTCACCTGGATCCTGCAGGACAAGAAGCACGACTACGAACGCGTCGAGGTGGCCGTGCTGCCGGCGTTCACCGCGATCCGGTCGGTGCAGACGCTGATCGACGGCGACAAGCTCCACCTGGTGCACGGTGCGCAGGACATCAGCCAGTACGACAAGGGCGCCTACACCGGGGACGTCTCCGGTGAGATGCTCGCCAAGCTGGGCTGCAGGTACGTCCTCGTCGGGCACTCCGAGCGCCGGCAGTACCACAACGAGGACGACCAGCTCGTCAACGCCAAGGTGCAGGCCGCGTTCCGGCACGGCCTGGTGCCGATCCTGTGTGTCGGCGAGGGCCTGGAGGTCCGGCGCGAGGGACGCCAGGTCGAGCACGCCGTCGGCCAGGTGCAAGCAGCACTTGACGGTCTGAAGGCCGAGCAGGTCGCCGACATCGTGATCGCGTACGAGCCGGTGTGGGCGATCGGCACCGGTGAGGTGGCCACGCCCGAGGACGCGCAGGAGGTCTGCGCGGCCATCCGGCAGGCGGTCGCCGACCGTTACGACGCCAACGTCGCGGACGCGGTGCGGGTGCTCTACGGCGGGTCGGTGAAGGCGGCCAACTCGGCCGGCATCATGGCCCAGCCCGACGTCGACGGCGCTCTGGTCGGCGGGGCGAGCCTGGACCCGGAGGAGTTCGCCGGGATCTGCCGTTACCACGAGCTGCCCAACCTGCCTTCCTGAGCAGGGAATCACCGTGGTCGCTTGCCCTGGTCGTCGCACGTGGTGACCGACCCGGTGATCGACCCGGTGAGTGACATGCCCGAACGCCCGTACGTCGTCGCCAGTGCGGCCCAGTCGGTGGA
This Actinopolymorpha cephalotaxi DNA region includes the following protein-coding sequences:
- the tpiA gene encoding triose-phosphate isomerase; this translates as MAGNWKMNLDHREAVHLVQKLTWILQDKKHDYERVEVAVLPAFTAIRSVQTLIDGDKLHLVHGAQDISQYDKGAYTGDVSGEMLAKLGCRYVLVGHSERRQYHNEDDQLVNAKVQAAFRHGLVPILCVGEGLEVRREGRQVEHAVGQVQAALDGLKAEQVADIVIAYEPVWAIGTGEVATPEDAQEVCAAIRQAVADRYDANVADAVRVLYGGSVKAANSAGIMAQPDVDGALVGGASLDPEEFAGICRYHELPNLPS